The following coding sequences are from one Lycium ferocissimum isolate CSIRO_LF1 chromosome 3, AGI_CSIRO_Lferr_CH_V1, whole genome shotgun sequence window:
- the LOC132049259 gene encoding FT-interacting protein 3-like produces MQRPPQEDFSLKETRPFLGGRKVTGDKLTSTYDLVEQMQYLYVRVVKAKDLPGKDLTGSLDPYVEVRLGNYRGTTPHFEKKSNPEWNRVFAFAKERIQASVLEVNVKDKDVVKDDFVGRVMFDLNEIPKRVPPDSPLAPQWYRLEDRHGNKVRGELMLAVWMGTQADEAFPESWHSDAATVVGADALANIRSKVYLSPKLWYLRVNVIEAQDLIPGDRSRFPEVYVKAILGNQVLKTRVSTSKTINPMWNEDLMFVAAEPFEEPLILSVEDRVAPNEVLGRCAIPLQYIDKRLDYRPINSKWYNLEKHIMVEGDKKKEFKFASRIHLRLYLEGGYHVLDESTHYSSDLRPTAKQLWKSSIGVLELGILSATGLSPMKAKDGRATTDAYCVAKYGQKWIRTRTIIDSFTPKWNEQYTWEVFDPCTVITIGVFDNCHLHGGDKPGGARDSRIGKVRIRLSTLETDRVYTHSYPLLVLHPTGVKKMGEIHLAVRFTCSSLMNMMHMYSQPLLPKMHYIFPLTVTQLDSLRHQATQIVSMRLSRAEPPLRKEIVEYMLDVGSHMWSMRRSKANFFRIMGVLGGLIAIGRWFDQICNWKNPITTVLIHILFLILVLYPELILPTIFLYLFLIGVWYYRWRPRNPPHMDTRLSCAENAQPDELDEEFDTFPTSRPPDVVRMRYDRLRSIAGRIQTVVGDLATQGERLQSLLSWRDPRATALFVIFCLIAAIVLYVTPFQVVALLTGFYVLRHPRFRHKLPSAPLNFFRRLPARTDCML; encoded by the coding sequence ATGCAGAGACCACCACAAGAAGATTTTTCTCTCAAAGAGACCAGACCCTTCCTTGGTGGAAGGAAGGTTACGGGCGATAAACTTACTAGCACCTATGACTTGGTTGAGCAAATGCAGTATCTTTATGTTCGGGTGGTGAAAGCGAAAGATTTACCGGGAAAGGATCTAACGGGTAGTCTTGATCCTTATGTTGAGGTTAGGCTTGGAAACTATAGGGGTACGACTCCTCATTTTGAGAAGAAATCGAATCCTGAATGGAATCGGGTGTTTGCTTTTGCAAAGGAACGGATTCAGGCTTCCGTACTTGAGGTGAATGTGAAAGATAAGGATGTTGTTAAGGATGACTTTGTTGGTCGTGTTATGTTTGATTTGAATGAGATTCCTAAAAGGGTCCCACCGGATAGTCCTCTTGCTCCACAGTGGTATAGGTTGGAGGACAGACACGGTAATAAAGTTAGAGGAGAGTTGATGTTGGCTGTTTGGATGGGTACTCAGGCTGATGAAGCGTTTCCTGAATCTTGGCATTCAGATGCGGCCACTGTTGTTGGTGCTGATGCTCTTGCGAATATAAGGTCTAAGGTGTACCTCTCGCCAAAGCTGTGGTACCTTAGAGTTAATGTGATTGAGGCTCAGGACTTGATTCCCGGTGACAGAAGTAGGTTTCCAGAAGTTTACGTGAAGGCTATCCTTGGAAATCAGGTATTGAAAACCAGAGTTTCGACGAGCAAGACTATTAATCCCATGTGGAATGAGGATCTGATGTTTGTAGCAGCAGAGCCATTTGAGGAACCGTTGATTTTGAGTGTGGAAGATAGAGTTGCACCAAATGAAGTACTTGGGAGATGTGCTATTCCTTTGCAGTACATTGATAAGAGGTTGGACTACAGACCTATTAACAGTAAGTGGTATAATCTTGAAAAACATATTATGGTTGAGGGAGACAAGAAGAAGGAATTCAAATTTGCAAGCAGGATTCACTTGAGGCTTTATTTGGAAGGAGGCTACCATGTTCTGGATGAGTCAACCCACTACAGTAGTGATCTTAGGCCGACCGCAAAACAATTGTGGAAGTCCAGCATTGGTGTCCTAGAATTGGGTATTCTGAGTGCTACGGGCCTTTCGCCCATGAAAGCAAAAGATGGACGGGCAACGACAGATGCCTATTGTGTCGCTAAGTATGGGCAGAAGTGGATTCGAACAAGGACAATTATAGATAGCTTTACTCCCAAGTGGAACGAGCAATACACTTGGGAAGTATTTGATCCATGTACTGTCATAACTATTGGGGTATTTGATAATTGTCATCTGCATGGAGGAGATAAACCTGGAGGGGCTCGGGACTCGAGGATTGGAAAGGTCAGGATCCGTCTCTCAACTCTCGAAACAGATCGTGTCTACACGCATTCTTATCCGCTATTGGTCTTGCATCCTACTGGCGTAAAGAAGATGGGCGAAATTCACTTGGCTGTAAGGTTTACTTGCTCATCATTAATGAACATGATGCATATGTACTCTCAGCCACTGTTACCCAAAATGCactatatttttcctttaaccGTTACTCAACTGGACAGCTTGAGGCATCAGGCCACTCAGATTGTGTCTATGAGGCTGAGTCGTGCTGAGCCACCTTTGAGGAAAGAGATAGTGGAGTATATGTTAGATGTTGGTTCTCACATGTGGAGTATGAGGAGAAGCAAAGCTAACTTTTTTAGGATTATGGGTGTTTTAGGTGGATTAATTGCTATCGGGAGATGGTTTGATCAAATTTGCAATTGGAAAAACCCCATTACGACTGTTTTGATCCATATCTTGTTCTTGATACTAGTTCTGTATCCGGAGCTGATTCTGCCTACCATTTTCCTTTATCTCTTCTTAATTGGCGTTTGGTACTACAGATGGAGGCCTAGAAATCCTCCCCACATGGATACTCGTCTTTCTTGTGCTGAGAATGCTCAGCCTGATGAATTAGACGAGGAGTTTGATACTTTTCCTACTTCACGTCCTCCTGACGTTGTTCGGATGAGGTATGACCGTTTGAGAAGTATTGCTGGAAGGATACAGACTGTGGTTGGTGACTTGGCTACTCAAGGGGAGAGGCTTCAATCTTTGCTGAGCTGGAGGGACCCTAGAGCTACCGcactttttgttattttctgcTTGATTGCTGCCATTGTGCTCTATGTGACGCCCTTCCAAGTTGTGGCGCTCTTGACTGGATTTTATGTGTTAAGACATCCAAGGTTCCGTCACAAGCTACCATCTGCTCCGCTGAATTTCTTCAGAAGATTGCCCGCAAGAACAGACTGCATGCTATGA